One Streptomyces hundungensis DNA segment encodes these proteins:
- a CDS encoding M64 family metallopeptidase yields MRPPTRGGIATATLAGAALLATLLASPASAVTADPPPPRPKVQVEIPGPEAASGQTLAGSGPTLVPVNGRGGSAPHLSAPSSVAADGRVTKVVDNGSTADRLDIVIVGDGYTADQLDRFHADAKEKWGEITGVEPYTTYQNLFNVWTVDAVSAQSGVSGDPAQGDVKDTALGSYFWCDGVERLLCVDQDKVDSYVAKAPQADLVVVLANSAKYGGAGYNEPSPTLGYEGISTASAGNAKSGQVAIHETGHSLGKLADEYFYPGTPGYEHYEGPEADQSNISVLTADRMAAARTKWYRWLGEVSPDGGTVGAYEGGGYYVTGLNRPTDGSIMRILGKPFNLPGVEAMIAGFYRHASIATPGVSTSRTLRSYDVARVTVPRLVGERQLTVRWYLDGRELRRYAGARVVPVWGLGLGRGSHDLTVRVTDSTASVRDPGIAAGLHATVTWRAHR; encoded by the coding sequence ATGCGCCCACCCACGCGCGGAGGCATCGCGACGGCCACGCTCGCCGGCGCCGCCCTCCTGGCCACCCTCCTCGCGAGCCCCGCCTCAGCGGTCACCGCCGACCCACCGCCGCCGCGCCCGAAGGTCCAGGTCGAGATACCCGGGCCGGAGGCCGCCTCGGGGCAGACCCTCGCGGGCTCCGGCCCCACCCTCGTCCCGGTGAACGGGCGGGGCGGATCCGCGCCGCACCTCTCGGCGCCCTCGTCGGTCGCCGCCGACGGGCGGGTCACCAAGGTGGTCGACAACGGCAGTACGGCCGACCGCCTGGACATCGTCATCGTCGGGGACGGCTACACCGCCGACCAGTTGGACCGGTTCCACGCCGACGCCAAGGAGAAGTGGGGCGAGATCACCGGCGTCGAGCCGTACACCACCTACCAGAACCTCTTCAACGTGTGGACCGTGGACGCGGTCTCCGCGCAGAGCGGTGTCTCCGGCGACCCGGCGCAGGGCGACGTCAAGGACACCGCGCTCGGCTCGTACTTCTGGTGCGACGGCGTCGAGCGGCTGCTCTGCGTCGACCAGGACAAGGTCGACTCGTATGTGGCGAAGGCGCCCCAGGCCGACCTGGTCGTGGTCCTCGCCAACAGCGCCAAGTACGGTGGCGCGGGATACAACGAGCCGTCCCCGACGCTCGGTTACGAGGGAATCTCCACGGCGTCGGCCGGGAACGCCAAGTCCGGGCAGGTCGCCATCCACGAGACCGGGCACTCCCTCGGCAAGCTCGCCGACGAGTACTTCTATCCCGGCACCCCGGGCTACGAGCACTACGAGGGCCCCGAGGCCGACCAGTCCAACATCTCGGTCCTGACGGCGGACCGGATGGCCGCGGCCCGCACCAAGTGGTACCGGTGGCTCGGTGAGGTCTCGCCCGACGGGGGGACGGTCGGGGCGTACGAGGGGGGCGGCTACTACGTCACCGGGCTCAACCGGCCCACGGACGGGTCCATCATGCGGATCCTCGGCAAGCCGTTCAATCTGCCGGGGGTGGAGGCGATGATCGCGGGCTTCTACCGGCACGCCTCCATCGCGACGCCGGGCGTCTCGACCTCCCGTACGTTGCGGTCGTACGACGTCGCGCGGGTGACGGTTCCCCGGCTGGTGGGGGAGCGGCAGTTGACGGTTCGGTGGTACTTGGACGGGCGGGAGTTGCGGCGGTATGCGGGGGCGAGGGTGGTGCCGGTGTGGGGGCTGGGGCTTGGGCGGGGCTCCCACGACCTGACGGTGCGGGTCACTGACTCCACGGCGTCCGTCCGTGACCCGGGGATCGCGGCGGGCCTGCACGCCACGGTGACCTGGCGCGCCCACCGCTAA
- a CDS encoding polysaccharide lyase 8 family protein yields MPSPQGSSRRTFLAASGTGAAAVSLGLALPAARAGASQLALDGDEFDTLRLRWRDLTLGTGFDAKAEPYATKLAALGTAARTALATMAPATGSLWPDQPLTVPATGSANMSASYGRLSTMAQAWAQPGTGSTGDTALIAAVGRGLDHLHAQIYNESTKPFGNWWDWQIGSPRLLLDTAVIAYETLTAEQIAHYAAAVDHFVPDSAVAVYAGTSTGANRTDLCRVLATRGVLGKTAAKIALARDALSPVFPYVTTGDGLYADGSFIQHTWIAYTGSYGEVQIDGLSRLFALLAGSTWAVTDPNRQIILDSVERSYAPFIHDGLMMDCVNGRAISRQATDDQLMGRTIMAHIAMLALGASAAERDRWRSLIKGWVDRAPSVPVLADQRLSVANLALLRAAVDAAPSAAPAPTGPRLFPAMDRAVHRGTRFAASLSMSSHRIAYYENGNGENLRGWHTGSGMLAWWGEGFAGDQYSDAFWPTADPYRMPGTTVARKPLADGEGGAWGAARPATTWVGGAEDGTYAVVGQHLKGLSSTLTARTSWFFVGNEIVCLGAGITASDGAPVESVVDHRNLGAAGTNALTVDGRRLPATLGRHDTFRRARWAHITGHGGYVFPDGAAVQALREERTGTWRAINTGGTADPVTRRYLTLWCDHGTDPTDASYAYVLLPGARQLETAVRAADRDKVRVLANSASVQAISAHRLGLLAANFWTAGAIGGLAVDGPASVLVHTAHRMATLSLAAPERTGAPVELVWDRPVRSVATRDPRVEVLATGGSLRLRIAPGTTCGTVRTNVVLR; encoded by the coding sequence ATGCCATCCCCGCAGGGCAGTTCACGCCGTACCTTCCTCGCCGCGTCCGGCACCGGCGCCGCCGCCGTCTCGCTGGGTCTGGCCCTGCCCGCGGCCCGGGCGGGGGCGTCCCAACTCGCCCTGGACGGCGACGAGTTCGACACCCTGCGGCTGCGCTGGCGCGATCTGACCCTCGGGACGGGCTTCGACGCGAAGGCAGAGCCCTACGCCACCAAACTGGCCGCGCTCGGCACCGCCGCCCGCACCGCGCTGGCCACCATGGCCCCCGCCACCGGATCCCTCTGGCCCGACCAGCCGCTGACCGTCCCCGCCACCGGCTCCGCCAACATGAGCGCGAGCTACGGCCGGCTCAGCACCATGGCGCAGGCCTGGGCGCAGCCCGGCACCGGGTCCACCGGTGACACCGCGCTGATCGCGGCCGTCGGCCGGGGCCTCGACCACCTCCACGCACAGATCTACAACGAGTCCACTAAGCCCTTCGGCAACTGGTGGGACTGGCAGATCGGCAGCCCCCGCCTTCTCCTCGACACCGCCGTCATCGCCTACGAGACGCTCACCGCCGAACAGATCGCCCACTACGCCGCCGCGGTCGACCACTTCGTGCCGGACAGCGCGGTCGCGGTCTACGCCGGGACCTCCACCGGCGCCAACCGCACCGACCTATGCCGGGTGCTCGCCACCCGGGGTGTGCTCGGCAAGACGGCCGCGAAGATCGCCCTCGCCCGCGACGCGCTGTCGCCCGTCTTCCCGTACGTCACCACCGGGGACGGCCTCTACGCCGACGGCTCGTTCATCCAGCACACCTGGATCGCCTACACCGGCTCCTACGGAGAGGTGCAGATCGACGGCCTGTCCCGGCTGTTCGCGCTGCTCGCCGGATCCACCTGGGCGGTCACCGACCCCAACCGCCAGATCATCCTCGACTCCGTCGAGCGCAGCTATGCGCCCTTCATCCACGACGGCCTGATGATGGACTGCGTCAACGGCCGCGCGATCTCCCGGCAGGCCACCGACGACCAGCTGATGGGTCGCACGATCATGGCCCATATCGCGATGCTCGCCCTCGGGGCGTCGGCCGCCGAACGCGACCGCTGGCGGTCGCTGATCAAGGGCTGGGTCGACCGCGCGCCGAGCGTCCCGGTCCTCGCCGACCAGCGGCTCTCCGTCGCCAACCTCGCCCTGCTGCGCGCCGCGGTGGACGCGGCCCCCTCGGCGGCCCCCGCCCCCACCGGCCCCCGGCTGTTCCCCGCGATGGACCGCGCGGTGCACCGCGGCACCCGCTTCGCCGCCTCCCTGAGCATGTCCTCGCACCGGATCGCGTACTACGAGAACGGCAACGGCGAGAACCTGCGCGGCTGGCACACCGGCTCCGGCATGCTCGCCTGGTGGGGCGAGGGCTTCGCGGGCGACCAGTACAGCGACGCCTTCTGGCCCACCGCCGACCCGTACCGGATGCCCGGCACCACCGTCGCGCGCAAGCCGCTCGCGGACGGCGAAGGCGGCGCGTGGGGCGCGGCCAGACCCGCCACGACCTGGGTCGGCGGCGCCGAGGACGGCACCTACGCGGTGGTCGGCCAGCATCTCAAGGGGCTGTCCTCCACCCTCACCGCCCGCACGTCCTGGTTCTTCGTGGGGAACGAGATCGTCTGTCTCGGCGCCGGCATCACGGCGAGCGACGGAGCACCCGTCGAGTCCGTCGTCGACCACCGCAACCTCGGCGCCGCCGGCACCAACGCCCTCACCGTCGACGGCCGCCGTCTGCCCGCCACCCTCGGCCGGCACGACACCTTCCGGCGGGCCCGCTGGGCGCACATCACGGGCCACGGCGGCTATGTCTTCCCCGACGGCGCCGCCGTCCAGGCCCTGCGCGAGGAGCGCACCGGCACCTGGAGGGCGATCAACACCGGTGGCACCGCGGACCCGGTCACCCGCCGCTACCTCACCCTCTGGTGCGACCACGGCACCGACCCCACCGACGCCTCGTACGCCTACGTCCTGCTGCCCGGCGCCCGCCAGCTGGAGACCGCGGTGCGCGCCGCCGACCGCGACAAGGTGCGCGTTCTCGCCAACTCGGCTTCGGTACAAGCCATTTCGGCCCACCGGCTGGGGCTGCTCGCCGCCAACTTCTGGACGGCGGGTGCGATCGGAGGCCTCGCCGTGGACGGTCCGGCGAGCGTCCTGGTCCATACGGCTCACCGCATGGCGACCCTCTCGCTGGCCGCCCCCGAACGCACCGGAGCACCCGTCGAGCTGGTCTGGGACCGGCCGGTACGCTCGGTGGCCACGCGGGATCCGAGGGTCGAGGTGCTCGCCACCGGAGGCTCACTGCGCCTGCGCATCGCCCCGGGGACCACCTGCGGCACGGTGCGTACGAATGTCGTCCTGCGCTGA
- a CDS encoding substrate-binding domain-containing protein — MHAEDRHQAILRRLRERGSLRVTDFAEELKVSAVTVRRDVEALAERGLVARVHGGALLPENAPDPTAPAVHPTGPPLVFGLVVPTADYYYPEVIKGAREAAAARGIRLVLGISQYRPDEERAQVRQLLAHGIDGLLIAPCGPVGDQDWLTALGVPFTLVERRSGDDVPGAERVVTDHAYGARLAVRHLAESGRERIGLLLRADSPHGALVQEGYLGGLASLGRPAPESLRFTLTAPETDPVRRDAQLDAFTRAVGGGLLDAVLVHNDHDAIVLLPRLRARGLSVPGDLAIVAYDDEVAALADIPLTAVAPPKRAVGVAAVDMLSQRIAAPARPHHHLAILPTLTLRASST; from the coding sequence GTGCATGCCGAGGACAGACACCAGGCGATACTGCGGCGGCTGCGTGAGCGCGGCTCGCTGCGGGTGACGGACTTCGCCGAGGAGTTGAAGGTGTCGGCGGTCACCGTGCGCCGGGACGTGGAGGCGCTGGCCGAACGCGGTCTGGTGGCCCGGGTGCACGGCGGGGCGCTGCTCCCCGAGAACGCCCCGGACCCGACGGCGCCCGCCGTCCATCCCACCGGTCCGCCCCTGGTCTTCGGCCTCGTCGTGCCGACGGCCGACTACTACTACCCCGAGGTCATCAAGGGGGCCAGGGAGGCGGCGGCCGCGCGGGGCATCCGGCTCGTGCTCGGCATCTCGCAGTACCGCCCCGACGAAGAGCGCGCGCAGGTACGGCAGTTGCTCGCCCATGGGATCGACGGGCTGCTCATCGCCCCGTGCGGACCGGTCGGCGACCAGGACTGGCTGACGGCGCTCGGCGTGCCGTTCACCCTGGTGGAGCGGCGCTCGGGGGACGACGTTCCGGGCGCGGAACGCGTGGTGACCGACCACGCCTACGGGGCCCGGCTCGCCGTACGCCATCTCGCCGAGTCCGGCCGTGAGCGCATCGGCCTTCTGCTGCGCGCGGACAGCCCGCACGGCGCGCTGGTCCAGGAGGGCTACCTCGGCGGGCTCGCCTCGCTCGGCCGGCCGGCGCCGGAGTCACTGCGCTTCACCCTCACGGCGCCCGAGACCGACCCGGTGCGGCGCGATGCCCAACTCGACGCGTTCACCCGGGCGGTGGGGGGTGGGCTGCTCGACGCGGTCCTGGTCCACAACGACCACGACGCGATCGTGCTGCTCCCCCGGCTTCGGGCGCGGGGGCTGTCCGTGCCGGGGGATCTGGCGATCGTGGCGTACGACGACGAGGTCGCGGCGCTGGCCGACATTCCTCTTACGGCGGTGGCTCCGCCGAAGCGGGCGGTGGGGGTTGCGGCGGTGGACATGCTGTCCCAGCGCATCGCCGCCCCCGCCCGGCCCCACCACCACCTCGCGATCCTCCCCACCCTGACTCTGCGCGCCTCCAGCACGTAA
- a CDS encoding helix-turn-helix domain-containing protein: MDEPALIGRRVQQLRTQLGLTQRQLAEPAYTPAYVSTLESGKVRPSDAALRHLAERLGTTTEELATGRPARLLTELRLGLTDAQRALATGEADEAAVRYRTLLTEAELHHLDEERAEALLGLGDCALETGELTDAVRHFEASERLLAAEPLPRRARAIRGRAVAHILAGELRYACYVLESAIDELGTSGLADPEALVLLYAAIIGPYLDMGAQARAARAAELALALAPQVSDPALVAGMHRQVARTFLAEGRLADADASLAKAQSIYRQLRLRTDLAHCHWMRGYVYAQEDQLDAAERELRTARDMLAAKRAVLFTAQVEVELADVLRRLGRHAEAMTLLAPLTELGDQHGAVHAGGAHRLLGLIREERGEIEAAEEHYVTALGLLERSGASGDLADLCRLLGDLLRRAGRVEAAMDAYRTGLGHRAAPGTTTLGPAPLLPRI; this comes from the coding sequence ATGGATGAACCTGCCTTGATCGGCCGCCGAGTTCAGCAACTGCGCACCCAACTGGGCCTGACGCAGCGGCAGTTGGCGGAGCCGGCCTATACGCCCGCCTATGTCTCCACCTTGGAGTCCGGCAAGGTGCGCCCCTCGGACGCGGCGCTGCGCCATCTCGCGGAGCGGCTCGGCACCACGACCGAGGAGCTGGCCACGGGGCGCCCGGCCCGGCTGCTCACCGAGTTGCGGCTCGGCCTCACCGACGCCCAGCGGGCGCTCGCCACCGGCGAGGCCGACGAGGCGGCCGTCCGCTACCGCACGCTGCTCACCGAGGCGGAGCTCCACCACCTCGACGAGGAGCGCGCCGAGGCGCTGCTCGGGCTCGGCGACTGCGCGCTGGAAACCGGTGAACTGACCGACGCGGTACGCCACTTCGAGGCGAGCGAGCGGCTCCTCGCCGCCGAGCCGCTGCCGCGCCGGGCCCGGGCGATCCGGGGCCGCGCGGTCGCCCACATCCTGGCGGGCGAGCTGCGGTACGCCTGCTACGTCCTGGAGTCGGCCATCGACGAGCTCGGCACCAGCGGGCTCGCCGACCCCGAGGCGCTGGTCCTCCTGTACGCGGCGATCATCGGCCCGTATCTGGACATGGGCGCGCAGGCCCGGGCCGCGCGCGCCGCCGAGCTGGCCCTCGCCCTGGCCCCGCAGGTGTCGGACCCGGCCCTGGTCGCGGGGATGCACCGGCAGGTCGCGCGCACCTTCCTGGCCGAGGGGCGCCTGGCCGACGCGGACGCCTCGCTCGCCAAGGCCCAGTCGATCTACCGCCAGCTGCGATTGCGTACCGATCTGGCGCACTGCCACTGGATGCGCGGCTACGTCTATGCGCAGGAGGACCAACTCGACGCCGCCGAAAGGGAGTTGCGTACCGCCCGGGACATGCTCGCGGCCAAGCGGGCCGTCCTGTTCACCGCCCAGGTCGAGGTCGAGCTCGCGGACGTACTGCGCCGTCTGGGGCGGCACGCGGAAGCGATGACGCTGCTGGCGCCGCTGACCGAACTCGGCGACCAGCACGGGGCGGTGCATGCGGGCGGCGCGCACCGGCTGCTCGGCCTGATCCGCGAGGAGCGGGGCGAGATCGAGGCGGCCGAGGAGCACTACGTCACCGCGCTCGGGCTCCTCGAACGCAGTGGGGCCAGCGGCGACCTCGCCGATCTGTGCCGGCTCCTCGGCGATCTGCTGCGCCGGGCGGGTCGCGTCGAGGCGGCCATGGACGCCTACCGCACCGGGCTCGGCCATCGCGCCGCCCCGGGCACGACCACCCTGGGGCCGGCGCCGCTGCTGCCCCGCATCTGA